The following is a genomic window from Hymenobacter sp. APR13.
ACGGCATTGCCGTGGACTGGCCCATCCGCTACAAGGATCTGGCCCCGTGGTACAGCCACGCCGAGAAGTTTGCCGGCATCAGCGGCTCGCGCGAGAATCTGCCCCAGCTGCCCGACGGCGACTTTATGCCGCCCATGGAGATGAACATCGTGGAGAAGGACGTGGCGGCCCGCCTCAAAAAGCACTACGAGCACCGCCGCATGATCATCGGCCGCACGGCCAACATCACCCAGAACCACAATAACCGCGTGAGCTGCCAGTACCGCAACAAGTGCTGGCTGGGCTGCCCGTTTGGGGCGTATTTCAGCACGCAGTCGGCCACGCTGCCGGCGGCGGTGGCGACCGGCAACCTCACGTTGCGGCCGTTTTCCATCGTCACGCGCATTCTCTACGACAAGGACACCAAGCGGGCCAAGGGCGTGGAAATCCTGGACGCCGAAACCAACCAGACCTACGAGTATTTCGCCAAAATCATCTTCCTGAACGCCTCGGCCCTGAACTCGGCCTGGGTGCTGATGAACTCGGCCACCGACGTGTGGCCCGGCGGCCTGGGCAGCAGCAGCGGCGAGCTGGGCCACAACGTGATGGACCACCACTTCCGGGCCGGGGCCTCCGGCGAAATGCCCGGCTACGAAGACAAATACGTGTACGGCCGTCGCGCCAACGGCATTTACGTGCCCCGCTACCGCAACTTGTTCGGCGACAAGCGCGACTACATCCGGGGCTTCGGCTACCAGGGCGGGGCCGGCCGCGAGGGCTGGGGCCGCGAAATTGCCGAGATGAACATCGGCGGCGACTTCAAGGACGCGCTGACCGAGCCCGGCGACTGGACGATGGGCATCATGGGCTTCGGCGAAACCCTGCCCTACCACGACAACCAGATTTCGCTCTCCAAAACCCAGAAAGACAAGTGGGGCCTGCCGGTGCTGGTGATGGACGCCAGCATCCGCGACAACGAGCAGAAAATGCGCATCGACATGATGGCGGACGCCCAGGAAATGCTGGAAAAGGCCGGCGTGAAAAACGTAAAGACCTACAACAACGGCTACACGCTGGGCGGCGGCATCCACGAGATGGGCACCGCCCGCATGGGCCGCGACCCGAAAACGTCGGTACTCAACCAGTACAACCAGGTGTGGGACGCCCCCAACGTGTACGTAACCGATGGCGCGGCCATGACCTCGGCGGCCTGCCAGAATCCGTCGCTCACCTACCTGGCCCTCACCGCCCGCGCCGTGGACCACGCCGTGAGCGAGCTGAAAAAACAGAACGTCTAACCCCGCCCATCATGAACAGAAGAGACGCCGTAGCCCGCGTAGCCCTCCTCATGGGCGGCACGCTCATCGGGGCCGACTACTTCCTGTCCGGCTGCACCGCCGACACCGACAAGAAGGCCGCTACCAAAGTTAAAACCGCCCCGGCCAAGCCCGAAAAGCTGGCCGAGGTGCTGAACGCCCAGCAAATTAACCTGCTTAATGAAGTAGGCGAAACCATCCTGCCGGCCACCAAAACCCCGGGGGCCAAGGAGGCCAACGTGGGCGGCTTCATGGCCGTGATGGTGCGCGACTGTTACAAGCCGGAAGAGCAGAAAATCTTCCTCGACGGCCTCACCAAGCTGGAGGATGCGGCCAAGAAAAGCGGCGGCAAGGACTTTCTGGCCCTGGATGCCGCGCAGCGCACCACCCTGCTCACCGCCCTCGACAAGGAAATGAAGCAGTACGAAAAAGCCAAGACCCCGGAGCAGCCCAACCACTACTTCCGCATGGTGAAGGAGCTGACACTGCTGGGCTTCTTCACCTCCGAACCCGGCGCCACCAAAGGCCTGCGCTACCTCCCCGTACCCGGCAAATACGACGGCAACGTGCCCTACAAAAAAGGCGACCGGGCCTGGGCTACGACGTAATTCTGTTTCCCAGAACGTCATGCTGAGCGCAGCGGAGCGAAGTCGAAGCATCTCTACCTCTGACTAATGAATGCTATTACAACGAAGCGGTAGAGATGCTTCGGCAAGCTCAGCATGACAGCCTATCAATCCAACTACATAATCACTGTATGAAATTACGCTTGGGCATGATTGGCGGGGGGCAGGGCTCCTTTATTGGGGCGGTGCACCGCATGGCGGCGGCGCTGGACGGGCTGTATGAGCTGACGGCCGGGGCCTTCAGCAGCAACCCGGCTACCTCCCGCGCCACCGGCCAGGAACTGGGCCTGGATGCCGGGCGGGTCTATGATTCATACCAGCAGCTGCTGGAGCAGGAGGCGCAGCGGCCGGCTGCGGAGCGGGTGCAGGTTGTCAGCATCGTGACGCCCAATCACCTGCACTTCGCGCCCGCCAAAATGGCTTTGGAGCTGGGCTTCGATGTGGTGCTGGATAAGCCCATGACGTTTTCCCTGGCCGAGGCCCGGGAGCTGGCCGCCGTGGTGCAGGCCACCGGCCGCCGGCTCTGCCTCACGCACACCTACACCGGCTACCCCATGCTCAAGGAAGCCCGCCACCTGGTAGCATCGGGGGCTTTGGGCACCGTGCGCAAGGTGTACGTGGAGTACCCACAGGGCTGGCTTAGCAGCTTCGAGGAGGGCAACGCCGACAACAAGCAGGCCGCTTGGCGCACCGACCCTGCCCGCAGCGGCGTGGCCGGGGCCATGGGCGACATCGGCACCCACGCCTTCAACCTGGCCGAGTACGTGAGCGGGCTGGAAGTGAGCCAGCTCTGCGCCGACATCCACACCGTGGTGCCCGGCCGCCAGCTCGACGACGACGGGGCCGTGCTGCTGCAGTTTACCGGCGGAGCCAGCGGTGTGCTGGTAGCCACCCAGGTGGCGGCCGGCGAGGAAAACAACCTGCGCCTGCGCATCTACGGCGAAAAAGGCGGCCTGGAATGGCAGCAGGCCGACGCCAACACCCTGCTGGTGAAGTGGCCCGACCGGCCCACCGAAGTGCGTCGCACGGGCGCGGGCTACCTCTGCGCCGCCGCCCGCCACAACAGCCGCATCCCGCCCGGCCACCCCGAGGGTTACCTCGAAGCCTTTGCCAACCTCTACCGCAACTTCGCCCTCACCCTGCGCGCCGACCTGGGCGGCCCGCCCGCCCCGCCCGAAGCCGCCGACTACCCCGGCATCCGGGACGGGCTGCGCGGCATGGCTTTCATCGAAACCGTCATTGCCTCGGGCCGCTCCACGCAGAAGTGGACGGACTTCCCGGCTATTGAGAGCTTAGAACAGAGAACGTAGAGCTTAGACTCAGTTCACCTGCACTCTACGTTCTAAGCTCTAGGCTCTACGTTCTAAGCTCTAAAACATGAACACCATCAAAGGCCCCGGCATCTTTCTGGCGCAGTTCCTCAGCGACCAGGCCCCATTCAACAACCTGGACAGCATCTGCGCCTGGGCGGCCGGGCTGGGCTACAAGGGCGTGCAGCTCCCCACCACCGACCCGCGCATCATCGACCTGCAGCTGGCCGCCGAAAGCCAGACCTACGCCGACGAGTTGAAGGGCCGGGTGCAGGCGGCGGGGCTGGAAATCACGGAGCTCTCCACGCACCTGCAGGGGCAGCTGGTGGCCGTGAACCCCGTGTACGATGCCCTGTTTGACGGCTTCGCGCCGGAAGCCGTGCGCGGCAACCCGAAGGCCCGGCAGCAGTGGGCGGTGCAACAGCTGAAGTACGCCGCCCAAGCCTCGCAGCGGCTGGGGCTCACGGCCCACGCCACCTTCAGCGGGGCGCTGCTCTGGCCCTACCTGTACCCCTGGCCCCAGCGGCCGGCCGGGCTGGTGGAGGATGGTTTTGCCGAGCTGGGCCGGCGCTGGCGGCCGATTCTGGATGCGTTTGACGCGTGCGGGGTGGACGTGTGCTACGAGGTGCACGCCGGCGAAGACCTACACGACGGCATCAGCTACGAGCGGTTTCTGGCCGAAGTACACCAGCACCCGCGCGCCTGTTTGCTCTACGACCCCTCGCACTTCGTGCTGCAGTGCCTCGATTATTTGGAGTACATCGACATCTACCACGAGCGGATTCGGGCGTTTCACGTCAAGGATGCCGAGTTCCGGCCCAATGGGCGGCAGGGCGCCTACGGCGGCTACCAGAGCTGGACCGACCGCGCCGGCCGTTTCCGCTCCCTCGGCGACGGGCAGGTGGATTTCAAGGCCATTTTCAGCAAGCTCACCCAGTACGACTACCCCGGCTGGGCGGTGCTGGAGTGGGAGTGCGCCCTCAAGCACCCCGAAGACGGCGCCCGCGAAGGCGCGCCCTTCATCCAGAACCACCTGATCCGCGTCACCGACAAGGCCTTCGACGATTTCGCCGCCTCCGGCATCGACCAATCCCTCAACCACCAGCTTCTCGGTATCTAACGCTTCCTTTCCATGAAAAAGGCTTTTTTATTGCTCGCCTGCGGGCCCCTGCTGCTGGCCTGCGGCTCCGATAACACCGCTTCCACCAAAGCCAAAGAGGAATACACCCTGGCCGACGAATCGGCTCCCGCTCAGGACAGCACCACCACCGCCAACCTCAGTGCCGTGGCCCGCCAGCCCCAGGTAGATACCAGCGTCACCAAAATCGGCACGGCCCCGACCGGCGGCGCGGTGGCCGTGGGAGCCAAGCTGATGGAAGGCTCCGACTGCGCCAGCTGCCACCGCGAAAACGAGAAGCTGATCGGCCCCGGCTACCGGGAAATTGCCGCCAAATACCCCAACACCGCTGCCAACGTGACGATGCTGGCCAAGAAGATCATCACCGGCGGCAAAGGCAACTGGGGCGAAATCCCGATGACACCCCACCCCACCCTCTCCCAGAAAGACGCCGAGGAAATGACCCGCTACATTCTGGCGCTGAAGTAGCCGGGCAGGCGGCGGTTGAGGTGAACGGTCATGCTGAGCCTGCCGAAGCATCCCTACCGCCGGCCACGAACGGTTGTAGAGACGCAATATTTTGCGTCTCATCGTTGAACGACTGTCTCCAGTACCAGCAACAGCAACATCAGCGTCTCGGCGTTGAACAACCGGTTCCGGCACCAGCCGCAACAACGTCAGCAACGAGGAGACGCAAAATATTGCGTCTCTACATCGCCTAACCAGTCGTCTGGCTCCCCTTCTCTGAAGGGGAGGGGTCGGGGGTGAGGCGCAATCGTTGCAACGTCAGCACGCGAGATGCTTCGCTCCGCTCAGCATGACGTTCTTATACTTACTCCTTTCCCACCAATCCCCGCCTGCCCATGACTGCTTCCATCCGCATACGGCTATCCATCATGATGTTCCTGGAGTTCTTCATCTGGGGCGCGTGGTTCGTGACGCTGGGCACGTACCTGCTGCGCAACCTCGGCGCGTCGGGGACGCAGGTGGGGGTGGCGTTTCTGACGCAGTCCATCGGGGCCATTGTGGCGCCGTTCATCATCGGGCTCATTGCCGACCGGTTTTTCTCGGCCCAGAAGATTCTGGGCGTGCTGCACCTGGCCGGCGCGGTGCTGCTGTGGCGGGCCTCGGTAGCGCCCGATTTCAGCAGCTTCTACCCCAGCATCCTCACCTACATGGTGCTGTACATGCCCACGCTGGCACTGGTAAACTCCATCAGCTTCCGGCAGATGCAAAACCCACAGAAGGAGTTTGCGCCCATCCGGGTGCTGGGCACGCTGGGCTGGATTGTGGCCGGCCTCACCATCGGCTGGCTGAACTGGGAGCAGACCAACAGCCTGCAAAGCACCTTCCTGATGGCGGCCGGCGCTTCGGCCCTACTAGGCGTATTCAGCTTCACGCTGCCGGCCACGCCGCCCGTCAAGAAAGACCAGACCAGTTCCCTCGGCGACCTGCTGGGACTGGAAGCCATTGGGATGTTGCGCAACCGCTCGTACCTGATCTTCTTTCTGGCCTCCATTGCCATCTGTATTCCGCTGGCCTTCTACTACGGCTTTACCAACCCGTTTCTCAACGAAGTCGGGATGAAGTCGGCGGCGGGGGTGCAGAGCCTGGGGCAGGTGTCGGAGCTGCTGTTTATGCTGGCTATTCCGCTGTTTTTTAGTCGGCTGGGCGTGAAGAAGATGCTGGCCATTGGTATGGCGGCCTGGGTGCTGCGCTACGTGTTTTTCGCCTACGGCGACGGCCTGGGCAACTATTGGATGCTGATTGCGGGCATCGTGCTGCACGGCGTCTGCTACGACTTCTTCTTCGTGACGGGCCAGATCTACACCGACAACCTGGCCGGGGAACGGTTCAAAAGCTCGGCCCAGGGCTTCATCACCCTGGCCACTTACGGCGTGGGTATGCTTATCGGCACGCTGCTCTCGGGCCGCATCTTCGATGCCTACCAGACCACGCCCACCACCCACGACTGGCGCATGATCTGGCTGATTCCGGCCGGCATTGCGGTAGTGGTGCTGCTGGCCTTCCTGGCCTTCTTCCGCGACCAGCCCCAGCCGCAGACCACCGCCGCCACCGATACCCTGCACGACCCGGCCACCCCACTCACCCAAGCCGTGTAGCCATGGCCACCTGGAACCGACGGGCCGCCCTGAAGGGCCTGATTACCGGCACGGCAGCCGTGGGTACGCTGGGCGTTTCGGCGGCGTGCGGGGCCGAGGACCAGAAAACCGCTTCCGTGCCCTTGAAGAATAACCTGAAACAATCGGTGTGCCGCTGGTGCTTCGGCAAGATGCCGCTGGACGAGTTGTGCGCGGCCGCCAAGGAAATGGGCCTCCGGGGCATCGACCTAGTGGGCCCCGCTGAGTGGCCCACGCTCAAAAAATACGGCCTCGACTCGCCGATGTGCAACGGCGCGGAAATCAACCTTACCGACGGTTTCAACGACCCCAAATTTCACGCTCAGCTGCGGCAGCGCTACGCCGCCATGATTCCGCAGGTGGCACAGGCCGGCTACACCAACCTCATCTGCTTCAGCGGCAGCCGCCGCGGCCTCTCCGACGAGGCCGGCCTCGCCAACTGCGTAGAGGGCCTCAAGCCGCTGCTGCCCTTGGCCGCCAAGCATAAAGTGGTGCTGGTGATGGAGCTGCTCAACAGCAAAATCGACCACCCCGACTACCAGTGCGACCGGACCGCCTGGGGCGTGGAGCTGGCCAAACGCCTGAATTCCGAGCACTTCAAGCTGCTCTACGACATCTACCACATGCAAATCAACGAGGGCGACGTCATCCGCACCCTCACCGCCCACCACCGCTACATTGCCCACTACCACACCGCCGGCGTGCCCGGCCGCCACGAGCTCGACGACACCCAGGAACTGAACTACCCCGCCATCATGCGCGCCATCCAGGCCACCGGTTTCCAGGGCTACGTGGCCCAGGAGTTCATGCCCCGCCAGGCCGACGGGCTGAAGTCGTTGCGCGAGGCAGTGCGGCTGTGTGACGTGTAGCGCCGGACCCATCAGAACGTCATTCCGAGCAGCGCGAGGAATCTTGCGTGCTGACTTTGTCAACGTAATCCTTTCATGCTGAGCATGTGGCGCATCAAGCCAGGTGCCGAAGCACCTCTGCCGCTGGCTAACCTCATTAAACGATGTAGAGACGCGACACTTCGCGTCTCCCGCCAGAACGAATCGGCCGCCCCATCGTCAGCAACGAGGAGACGCGAAGTGTCGCGTCTCTACAGTCGACCAACGAAGCGGTAGAGATGCTTCGGCAAGATCAGCATGACGTTCTTTATTTCCACCTGCTTCTCACCCTCTTCCTGCCCATGAAAACTGCCTTCCTCCTTCCTACTTTACTCATCAGCCTGTCTGCCGTGGCCCAGAACCAGCCGCAAGGCAAACCCGAGGAAACCGAAGTCTGGAAACCGGTGCCGAAGGTGGTAACGGCTACCGGCGTGTTCACCGCGCCGCCCTCCGATGCGTTGGTGCTCTTCAACGGCCGCGACCTGACGCAGTGGGTATCGGTGGAGGACCGCACCAAGCCGGCGGGCTGGAAGGTGGCCGACGGGCTGCTGACCGTGGACAAGAAGACGGGCAACATCGAAACCAAGCAGAAATTCACCAACTACCAGCTGCATCTGGAGTGGCGAGTGCCCGCTACCATCAGCGGCAAGGGCCAGGTGCGCGGCAACAGCGGCCTGTTTCTGGCCTCGCTGGGCAAAGGCGACCTGGGCTACGAACTGCAGATTCTGGACTCCTACCAGAACGAAACGTACGTGAACGGCATGGCCGGCAGCATCTACAAGCAGTTCATCCCGCTGGCCAACCCCACCCAGAAGCCCGGCCAATGGCAGTCGTACGATGTACTATGGACCGCGCCCACCTTCAAACCCGACGGCACCCTGCAAACACCCGCCCGCGTAACGGTACTCTTCAATGGCGTGCTGGTGCAGAATAACACCGAGCTGAAAGGCGCCACCGTGTACATCGGCCCGCCCAGCTACCAGCAGCACGGCCCGTCGCCCATCAAGCTCCAGTCGCACGGCGACCCGAGTGAGCCAATCAGCTTCCGCAACATCTGGGTGCGGGAGCTGTAAGCGGCGGCAGGTGGCAGGTAGCAAACCCGGGCTCCGGTCCGGCGGCTCTTGCACCCGTCGGGCCGGTCGGTGAAAGCGCACCGGACCCGTTTTGCCCGCCACCCCTGCCTCATGCATCCCGCCCCGGCCCGACGGCTGAAAGAGCCGCTGGACCGGGGCCTTATGCGCAACCTGGGTTAGCCGGGCTGTCTGGAAGGAAAGGGGAGAAGGGAAAGCCAGTCGCCACCGCAGCCCGCTCAGCTCAGAATCCGCAGAGCTGCCTTCAGGGCGCCGCCGGACCGTAGAGCATAGTCTGCGGGAGAGGCTTTTTGAATGGCTGCAGGCGAAAATTCGCTGCCGGCTGGGTGCGCGCTTAGGCGAGACTTTCGTTTGCACCCCCGGATTTTCGGGCTAATTTTGACCCATTCAATTCAACAGTAGACGCAGATGGCCGAAATCATAAAAATGCCCAAAATGAGCGACACGATGACCGAAGGGGTCATTGCTTCGTGGCTCAAAAAAGTAGGCGATAAAGTGAAATCCGGAGACATTCTGGCGGAAGTCGAAACCGACAAGGCCACGATGGAGCTGGAAAACTACGAAGACGGTACCCTGCTCCACATTGGCCCGCAGGCTGGCGAGGCCGTACCCGTAGACGGGCTGCTGGCCATTGTTGGGAAAGAAGGCGAAGATATTTCGGCTCTGCTCGGTGGTGCCGCACCAGCGGCCGCGCCGGCTCCTGAGGCAGCACCCGCACCAGAAGCCGCCCCAGCTCCAGCCGCGGCCCCGGCCGCTCCGGCGCCCGAGGCGCCCAAAGCAGAAGCCCCGGCCCTCGCGGCCCCGGCTCCGGCGGCGGCTCCAGCTAGCAATGGCAAGAAAGCCACGGTCATCCGGATGCCCAAGATGAGCGACACGATGACCGAAGGCACCATTGCCTCCTGGCTCAAGAAAATAGGCGACAAAGTGAAGTCCGGCGACGTGCTGGCCGAAGTGGAAACCGACAAGGCGACCATGGAGCTGGAAAACTACGAGGACGGTACCCTGCTCTACATTGGCCCAAAAGACGGCGAATCGGTAGCGGTAGACGGCATCCTGGCCATCATCGGCGAGGAAGGTGCTGACGTGGAAGCCTTGCTGGGCGGCCAGAGCGGCGGTAGCGCGGCCCCTGCTACTCCCGCGCCAGCCTCCGAAGCTGCTTCGGCTCCTGAGCCAGCTCCGGCAGCCACACCTGCCCCGGCTCCCGCTGCGCCAGCAGTTGCTGCGCCTGCCGCTGCCGTTACGGCAGTAGCTCCGGCTCCGGCTGGCACCCGCATTCTGGCCTCGCCGCTGGCCAAGAGCATTGCCCGCGAGAAAGGCATCGACCTGAACGGTGTGAAAGGCTCCGGTGAAAACGGCCGTATCGTGTCGCGCGACCTGGAAAACGCCCAGCCTGCACCCGCACCAGCTCCGGCTGCGCAGCCGGCTGCTGCACCTGCCCCAGCCGCTGCGCCAGTGGCTGCCGAAGCGCCAAAGGCCGAAGCCCCCAAGGCAGAAGCTGCACCGGCTCCGGCCGCCCAGCCCGTCGACGGCACATACACCGACACGCCGGTATCGCAGATGCGCAAGGTGATTGCCCGCCGCCTCTCCGAAAGCCTGTTCACGGCCCCGCACTTCTACCTGACCATGGAAATCCTGATGGACCGGGCCATGGAGGTGCGCACGCAGCTCAACACTCTCTCGCCGGTGAAGCTCAGCTTCAACGACCTCGTAATCAAAGCTGCCGCCGTGGCGCTCAAACAGCACCCGGCCGTCAACTCCTCGTGGCTCGGCGACAAGATCCGCCAGAACAAGGTGGTGAACATCGGGGTGGCCGTGGCCGTGGACGAAGGCCTGCTGGTACCCGTGGTGCGCAACGCCGACGGCAAAGGCCTCTCCACCATCGCCACCGAGGTGAAGG
Proteins encoded in this region:
- a CDS encoding GMC oxidoreductase, producing the protein MEKNTYDAIVIGSGISGGMAAKELTEKGLKTLMLERGRNIEHIKDYVNANKNPWEYEHRGGKTQQMIKDHPVLSRDYTLNESNLDYWVNEKESPYVEAKPFDWFRGYHVGGRSLMWGRQSYRLSDYDFEANAKDGIAVDWPIRYKDLAPWYSHAEKFAGISGSRENLPQLPDGDFMPPMEMNIVEKDVAARLKKHYEHRRMIIGRTANITQNHNNRVSCQYRNKCWLGCPFGAYFSTQSATLPAAVATGNLTLRPFSIVTRILYDKDTKRAKGVEILDAETNQTYEYFAKIIFLNASALNSAWVLMNSATDVWPGGLGSSSGELGHNVMDHHFRAGASGEMPGYEDKYVYGRRANGIYVPRYRNLFGDKRDYIRGFGYQGGAGREGWGREIAEMNIGGDFKDALTEPGDWTMGIMGFGETLPYHDNQISLSKTQKDKWGLPVLVMDASIRDNEQKMRIDMMADAQEMLEKAGVKNVKTYNNGYTLGGGIHEMGTARMGRDPKTSVLNQYNQVWDAPNVYVTDGAAMTSAACQNPSLTYLALTARAVDHAVSELKKQNV
- a CDS encoding gluconate 2-dehydrogenase subunit 3 family protein encodes the protein MNRRDAVARVALLMGGTLIGADYFLSGCTADTDKKAATKVKTAPAKPEKLAEVLNAQQINLLNEVGETILPATKTPGAKEANVGGFMAVMVRDCYKPEEQKIFLDGLTKLEDAAKKSGGKDFLALDAAQRTTLLTALDKEMKQYEKAKTPEQPNHYFRMVKELTLLGFFTSEPGATKGLRYLPVPGKYDGNVPYKKGDRAWATT
- a CDS encoding Gfo/Idh/MocA family protein, with the protein product MKLRLGMIGGGQGSFIGAVHRMAAALDGLYELTAGAFSSNPATSRATGQELGLDAGRVYDSYQQLLEQEAQRPAAERVQVVSIVTPNHLHFAPAKMALELGFDVVLDKPMTFSLAEARELAAVVQATGRRLCLTHTYTGYPMLKEARHLVASGALGTVRKVYVEYPQGWLSSFEEGNADNKQAAWRTDPARSGVAGAMGDIGTHAFNLAEYVSGLEVSQLCADIHTVVPGRQLDDDGAVLLQFTGGASGVLVATQVAAGEENNLRLRIYGEKGGLEWQQADANTLLVKWPDRPTEVRRTGAGYLCAAARHNSRIPPGHPEGYLEAFANLYRNFALTLRADLGGPPAPPEAADYPGIRDGLRGMAFIETVIASGRSTQKWTDFPAIESLEQRT
- a CDS encoding sugar phosphate isomerase/epimerase family protein, with protein sequence MNTIKGPGIFLAQFLSDQAPFNNLDSICAWAAGLGYKGVQLPTTDPRIIDLQLAAESQTYADELKGRVQAAGLEITELSTHLQGQLVAVNPVYDALFDGFAPEAVRGNPKARQQWAVQQLKYAAQASQRLGLTAHATFSGALLWPYLYPWPQRPAGLVEDGFAELGRRWRPILDAFDACGVDVCYEVHAGEDLHDGISYERFLAEVHQHPRACLLYDPSHFVLQCLDYLEYIDIYHERIRAFHVKDAEFRPNGRQGAYGGYQSWTDRAGRFRSLGDGQVDFKAIFSKLTQYDYPGWAVLEWECALKHPEDGAREGAPFIQNHLIRVTDKAFDDFAASGIDQSLNHQLLGI
- a CDS encoding c-type cytochrome, whose product is MKKAFLLLACGPLLLACGSDNTASTKAKEEYTLADESAPAQDSTTTANLSAVARQPQVDTSVTKIGTAPTGGAVAVGAKLMEGSDCASCHRENEKLIGPGYREIAAKYPNTAANVTMLAKKIITGGKGNWGEIPMTPHPTLSQKDAEEMTRYILALK
- a CDS encoding nucleoside permease, with amino-acid sequence MTASIRIRLSIMMFLEFFIWGAWFVTLGTYLLRNLGASGTQVGVAFLTQSIGAIVAPFIIGLIADRFFSAQKILGVLHLAGAVLLWRASVAPDFSSFYPSILTYMVLYMPTLALVNSISFRQMQNPQKEFAPIRVLGTLGWIVAGLTIGWLNWEQTNSLQSTFLMAAGASALLGVFSFTLPATPPVKKDQTSSLGDLLGLEAIGMLRNRSYLIFFLASIAICIPLAFYYGFTNPFLNEVGMKSAAGVQSLGQVSELLFMLAIPLFFSRLGVKKMLAIGMAAWVLRYVFFAYGDGLGNYWMLIAGIVLHGVCYDFFFVTGQIYTDNLAGERFKSSAQGFITLATYGVGMLIGTLLSGRIFDAYQTTPTTHDWRMIWLIPAGIAVVVLLAFLAFFRDQPQPQTTAATDTLHDPATPLTQAV
- a CDS encoding hydroxypyruvate isomerase family protein, producing MATWNRRAALKGLITGTAAVGTLGVSAACGAEDQKTASVPLKNNLKQSVCRWCFGKMPLDELCAAAKEMGLRGIDLVGPAEWPTLKKYGLDSPMCNGAEINLTDGFNDPKFHAQLRQRYAAMIPQVAQAGYTNLICFSGSRRGLSDEAGLANCVEGLKPLLPLAAKHKVVLVMELLNSKIDHPDYQCDRTAWGVELAKRLNSEHFKLLYDIYHMQINEGDVIRTLTAHHRYIAHYHTAGVPGRHELDDTQELNYPAIMRAIQATGFQGYVAQEFMPRQADGLKSLREAVRLCDV
- a CDS encoding DUF1080 domain-containing protein; this encodes MKTAFLLPTLLISLSAVAQNQPQGKPEETEVWKPVPKVVTATGVFTAPPSDALVLFNGRDLTQWVSVEDRTKPAGWKVADGLLTVDKKTGNIETKQKFTNYQLHLEWRVPATISGKGQVRGNSGLFLASLGKGDLGYELQILDSYQNETYVNGMAGSIYKQFIPLANPTQKPGQWQSYDVLWTAPTFKPDGTLQTPARVTVLFNGVLVQNNTELKGATVYIGPPSYQQHGPSPIKLQSHGDPSEPISFRNIWVREL
- a CDS encoding pyruvate dehydrogenase complex dihydrolipoamide acetyltransferase, which translates into the protein MAEIIKMPKMSDTMTEGVIASWLKKVGDKVKSGDILAEVETDKATMELENYEDGTLLHIGPQAGEAVPVDGLLAIVGKEGEDISALLGGAAPAAAPAPEAAPAPEAAPAPAAAPAAPAPEAPKAEAPALAAPAPAAAPASNGKKATVIRMPKMSDTMTEGTIASWLKKIGDKVKSGDVLAEVETDKATMELENYEDGTLLYIGPKDGESVAVDGILAIIGEEGADVEALLGGQSGGSAAPATPAPASEAASAPEPAPAATPAPAPAAPAVAAPAAAVTAVAPAPAGTRILASPLAKSIAREKGIDLNGVKGSGENGRIVSRDLENAQPAPAPAPAAQPAAAPAPAAAPVAAEAPKAEAPKAEAAPAPAAQPVDGTYTDTPVSQMRKVIARRLSESLFTAPHFYLTMEILMDRAMEVRTQLNTLSPVKLSFNDLVIKAAAVALKQHPAVNSSWLGDKIRQNKVVNIGVAVAVDEGLLVPVVRNADGKGLSTIATEVKELAGKAKSKKLQPAEWEGSTFTISNLGMFGIDEFTAIINPPDACILAVGGIKQTAVVKDGQLVVGNIMKVTLSCDHRVVDGATGAAFLQTLKSLLEDPMRMLI